The following are encoded together in the Vanrija pseudolonga chromosome 7, complete sequence genome:
- the rpl-28 gene encoding 60S ribosomal protein L28, with protein sequence MPTRFSNTRKHRGHVSAGHGRVGKHRKHPGGRGLAGGQHHHRTNFDKLISLPEAQVEAPAGSVPVVDLVHLGHFKLLGKGRISKPLIVKTRFVSALAEKKIKEAGGVVKLVA encoded by the exons ATGCCGACTCGCTTCTCGAACACCCGCAAGCACCGCGGCCACGTCTCGGCCGGTCACGGCCGTGTCGGCAAGCACCGCAAGCACCCCGGTGGTCGTGGTCTCGCCGGTGgtcagcaccaccaccgtaCCAACTTCGACAAG CTTATCTCGCTCCCCGAGGCTCAGGTTGAGGCCCCCGCTGGCTCGGTCCCCGTTGTCGACCttgtccacctcggccactTCAAGCTCCTTGGCAAGGGCCGCATCAGCAAGCCCCTTATCGTCAAGACCCGCTTCGTCTCGGCTCTCGCTGAGAAGAAGATCAAGGAGGCCGGCGGtgtcgtcaagctcgtcgctTAA
- the SPAC2E12.03c_0 gene encoding putative protein, whose translation MLPENAVLDNGLATIGAILWSIQVIPQIYKSYKTKSTEGLSPHLMLIWATACLFEGAYLVSMRSSLPLQLQPQFFGLLGAVSWAQCLYYSYGFSQRKATMCLLAFWAVFVGFEAASVFTLWHFQAKGITWPLPMYGYITTVLLAMGLLPQYYEIWEHKEVFGISMGFMLIDIAGGLFSSASLFFHNPFDYIACVQFMLVVVLDGLVVVLALILNPIAERRRAAEGKDDDLEAAPSASAEPETQHLLGGSSSISRYGGAEGIPAPGRRVSVAAVPHFGSVHQHHHMARKNSAQGQN comes from the exons atgcTGCCAGAGAACGCAGTCCTCGATAATGGCCTGGCGACCATCGGCGCCATCCTGTGGTCCATCCAGGTCATCCCGCAGATCTACAAGTCGTACAAGACCAAGTCGACCGAGGGGCTCTCGCCGCACTTGATGCT TATCTGGGCCACGGCATGCCTCTTCGAAGGCGCGTACCTCGTCTCcatgcgctcgagcttgcccCTCCAGCTCCAGCCGCAGTTcttcggcctgctcggcgccgtctcgTGGGCCCAGTGCCTGTACTACAGCTACGGCTTCTCGCAGCGCAAGGCGACGATGTGTTTGTTGGCCTTCTGGGCCGTGTTTGTGGGCTTTGAGGCCGCGTCGGTGTTTACGCTCTGG CACTTCCAGGCCAAGGGCATCACCTGGCCCCTCCCGATGTACGGCTACATCACGACAGTGTTACTCGCCATGGGCCTCCTCCCGCAGTACTACGAGATCTGGGAGCACAAGGAGGTGTTTGGCATCTCGATGGGCTTCATGCTCATCGACATTGCCGGCGGTCTCTtctcgtccgcctcgctgTTCTTCCACAACCCCTTCGACTACATCGCCTGCGTCCAGTtcatgctcgtcgtcgtgctcgacgggCTAGTCGTTGTGCTGGCACTCATCCTCAACCCgatcgccgagcgccgccgcgcagccgagggcaaggacgacgacctcgaggcggcgccgtctGCGAGCGCAGAGCCAGAGACACAGCACCTCCTTGGCGGGTCGAGCTCCATCTCGCGCTACGGCGGGGCAGAGGGCATCCCCGCGCCTGGGCGCCGCGtgtccgtcgccgccgtgccccaCTTTGGGTCGgtccaccagcaccaccacatGGCGCGCAAGAACAGCGCCCAGGGGCAGAACTAG